In one Gammaproteobacteria bacterium genomic region, the following are encoded:
- a CDS encoding molybdenum cofactor biosynthesis protein MoaE, with protein MKTEIRKYPFDPWDEVRRHQAGRPDLAGNYGATAVFVGTMRGLNEGDRVTRMRLEHYPGMTDAHLEQITAAAAKRWEIQDVLVVHRTGEVAPGDPIVLVAVWSAHRAAAYEANRFIMEDLKSRAPFWKKETLEGGDRWVESNTPG; from the coding sequence ATGAAGACAGAGATCCGCAAATACCCATTCGATCCCTGGGATGAGGTACGCCGACACCAGGCCGGCCGGCCCGACCTGGCTGGAAACTATGGTGCGACGGCCGTGTTCGTCGGGACCATGCGGGGCCTCAATGAAGGCGACCGGGTGACCCGCATGCGTCTGGAGCACTATCCGGGAATGACCGACGCGCACCTCGAGCAGATCACGGCGGCCGCCGCGAAACGCTGGGAGATCCAGGATGTCCTGGTCGTTCACCGCACCGGCGAGGTCGCGCCCGGCGACCCGATCGTGCTGGTTGCCGTCTGGTCGGCCCACCGCGCCGCGGCCTACGAGGCCAACCGTTTCATCATGGAAGACCTGAAGTCACGCGCACCTTTCTGGAAGAAGGAGACCCTGGAAGGCGGGGACCGCTGGGTGGAGTCCAATACGCCAGGTTGA